GGATGGTAATAATCCGCAAAAAATAACGGAAGAAAGCATGGAATATTTTGGACAATATTTTCTTTATCTTGAATTTAATTATGATAAAAATTATTCTCCATTTTCCGGCTTTTTCTTGGACGAATTTTACGGTCTTTCAAAAAACAATTGTACATACATTAAAAGCACAAACTCAGCAAATGAAAATGTTTTTGAAACCTATAATGAATATACTTTCACTTCCGGCAGTAAATTTCCGATAGAATGTTACCAACATTACAGCATGAACAATTCTATCTATATTAGAACATTTTATGAGTATTTAGATTAATATGTAAAAATCATATAAACACTTTTCTATTTTCATTTCAAATATTATTATTAAAAAAACCGATTATGACAAAATCAAATAGTCTTAGCACTAATTTACGATTAAAAGAACGCCCCATTGATATCTTTTTTATTATTATTTTTTCCATTTTTGCTATTACATCCTGTATTGCAGATATGTTACCAACAATTGGTGTAAATTTTAATGAAGAATCATCTAATTTTATTGTTAATGCTAATCATTGGTATGCTGAAGGAACAGACCCTTTGTTTCAAAATCCTCCGGTTTGGATGAGAATCGTTACTGGATTATCTTCCTTTGTTTATATGCCTTTTTACATAATCTTGGTAATAGCATTAATAAAAGGATGGAATAAAATACAATTACCGTCGGTGATTTATGCCACAATGATTGCTACAATTACCGGGGTAATTGTTTTTGGTGTTGAATTCTTTGGTGAACCAGAATGGAGAACACCAAATCCTGTGAAGTTTCTGTCTTTTAATCTTCCCTATGTTCTTATTCCGATTTTACTTTTAATAAGAATGAGAAAACCTTTACCCTTTACAAGGAAGTTTTAAACAATAGATAATTGATGATGTTTTTTGAGTTATATTTCTCGATAATATCTATCATTATATCAAGAAGATAAACTTTTTATTGGAGAACTCTATTCCGATTGTTTTTCTAAGAATTGTTTTCAGAGGGTTCCATAAATTAATTCCGAAGTTTCGACTTTGGTTATTTTTGATTACTAAACTTAGGAATGCTGTTGAGAGATTCTCCAGTAAAGATGTTTTTTCAACGGATGCTTTGTTTCTCATGTTTTTTATTTGCAGAACTGATAGAAATTTCTCACACTCAATCTTAGAAACAAATGGACAACTTAAAAGCATACTCTTCTTAACTACGTTTTTTACATACTAATTCTTAATTAACTTTTGTAATATTATTTTTTATTGTAATGCTCAAAAACAAAAAAGGTTGTCCCAAAAAGACAACCTTTTTATATAAGTTAAAAAATTTTAATTTATTTTGAACTTAATTTATATTCAGAGGAAATTGTTTTTTCATCTTGACTTGAACTTTTCGAAGATGTACTGATAAAAGTGTCATTATCAATAGTAATTATATTATCTTCTCCTTCTTTAATTTGGAATTTTGAAACAGTATAATATCTATCAGAATAAGTTTGGTTTATAAAAAATTTGAAGGAAATTTGAATTTTTTCTACACCGTCAACTTCGAAAGATTGAGAAGAGGACCCTGCCCCAATAGTTCCGATATTTTCTTGATGTACAACATCATTTCCGGAATAACCAAAACAAATTACTTCAGACAATTGATAATCAGTGCTATTTTTAACAGCAACTGTAGTGGTTTTTGTGCAACTACAAAAAACAATAGTTAAAACCAACAATAAAGAGAATTTTGTAAAAATTTTCATGATAATAAAGAATTAAATTAGTAAATAATGATATTTTTTGCAAAATTAAATAAAAAATTTCAATAATATACAAGAAAAGGTTTTTAATTTTAATTAAGAATCGTCTGATATTATTGTTATGCTAATAGTAAATACACTTTGTTACAAAATTCTTATTTAAATAAGAATATGGATAATCTTTTTTCCGTTCTTCTTCTTCCGATTTTATTTTAATAAGAAAAAACCAATTACCCTTTACGAGGAAGTTTTATTAGATATAATTTAATTATAAATTTGTTTTGAATTCCGTTTCATGCTTTTGATATTTGAATATTTTTAAATTTTCATTTCACAAATCCCAAAGTAAATACACTAACCTTTACATTGTATTTTAGAAGTTTGGAAATACAGGACTCCAGAGTTGCACCGGTTGTTAAAACATCATCAACAATTAGAATGTGCTTATTATCTATTTCTTTCTGATTTACAACTACGAATTTATCTTTGATATTTAAGTATCTACTATATTTGTCTTTTTTTGTCTGTGTTTCTGTTTGTTTAGGCTTAATTAAACATTTTGTTAATACGGGTTTAGATAATTCTTGTGCCAATCCGTTAGAAATCACTTCACTTTGATTATAACCTCTCGTTTTTAATTTTTCCGGATGTAAAGGAACAGGAATAATAATATCAATGTCCGAATAAAAAGATCTTAATTCTTTTCCGGCTATTTTCCCTAAATAAAAGCCTATTTCATGCTTCCCTTTATATTTTAAATAATGAAGTATTGATTGGGAACTACTATGTTTACTAAAATAAATAAATGACGTTGCTTTCACAACAAAAACCCTTCCGTAAAATATTTGTTCTATGATATTATTAGATGTATTATGCAGATTTGTCACCGGCAAATTAAACTTACAATAATCACAAAGCAAATATTCATGTTCATATAAAGGTTTTTTGCATCCGTAACAAATCTTTGGGAAAAATAAATCTAATAAACCCATACAATTTTATTCTTAATCATTATGATATAAGAAATGTCTTTGTTTTTTTAGAAAAATTATAACAAGAAGTGAGACAATGTAAAAAAGTAAAATATAAAGTGTGTGCGGAAGTAGAAGAAGTAGAAGAGCAAATTAAACAGGATAATACTCTGATTTATTGAGATTAAGTGTTAATAATTTCTATAATCTTCACTTTTCATTTCGTATTTCAAAGAGTTCAACATTGAAGATTTTACATTAATTGTAAAACTCCAGCTTTTTTGTCCCCCGAATGGTATCCAATTGAAACTCATTTCCCAACAATGCAAATCACGATATATGGATAATTTTGCATAAGTCAACTCTAATGCTTTAAGATCATAAGTTAAATTATAACTTATTTTCCACTTGGGAGTTATATTAACGTTTCCTGTACAACTTATTGCATTTACTAATGTTGTTTGTTTTTCATATTCACCGTTCACCATAATATTTCTAATCTCATACCTAAAGTTGTAATTTAAAGAAATACTCCAGGGGTTATCCCAATCAATATATTCAAATGAATTATAAAAAATTGGGTCAATTTCGGGCGGACTATCATTTTGCTGCTGAATAGAGTTGTTATTTTTCTTTTTAAAAGTATTTTGATTTAAAGTATAAGAGAAACCTAAGTTCCAAGATTGTGAAGGAGGAGCAAACAATCTCTTTTCGGTTTTCCAAATAAATTCATTTATAGTAACCCCATCTTCGTTAACTTTATATGGACTTAACTGTGTGGAATAGCTGATATTTAATCCCTTAATAATGGATGTTCTTCCGGAAATAGTCAAAGGAGCAAGTCTTAAAGAATCTTTTGCAAAATCATAATATGTAGAAATAGTGA
The DNA window shown above is from Bacteroidales bacterium and carries:
- a CDS encoding ComF family protein, with amino-acid sequence MGLLDLFFPKICYGCKKPLYEHEYLLCDYCKFNLPVTNLHNTSNNIIEQIFYGRVFVVKATSFIYFSKHSSSQSILHYLKYKGKHEIGFYLGKIAGKELRSFYSDIDIIIPVPLHPEKLKTRGYNQSEVISNGLAQELSKPVLTKCLIKPKQTETQTKKDKYSRYLNIKDKFVVVNQKEIDNKHILIVDDVLTTGATLESCISKLLKYNVKVSVFTLGFVK
- a CDS encoding DUF2781 domain-containing protein, with product MTKSNSLSTNLRLKERPIDIFFIIIFSIFAITSCIADMLPTIGVNFNEESSNFIVNANHWYAEGTDPLFQNPPVWMRIVTGLSSFVYMPFYIILVIALIKGWNKIQLPSVIYATMIATITGVIVFGVEFFGEPEWRTPNPVKFLSFNLPYVLIPILLLIRMRKPLPFTRKF